One region of Intestinimonas massiliensis (ex Afouda et al. 2020) genomic DNA includes:
- a CDS encoding CAP domain-containing protein, whose translation MKRFFGLVAALTLALSLSAAAVQVGDAVGERFTLPVYEAEWEVLRLTNAARLARGLTPLSMFDRLHQASRTRARELAADYRSDHTRPDGSNCFTVLDDVALTDWSVVGENIAQGQRNSAEVVTAWMNSPGHRANILEGEFTHMGAGYDGLYSWEQLFLGACSPRPEKVLAGPAGERFPVGTPLDEMGAVLVLRCSHGASCLPVAAGMCQGYDPEAAGPQTVTVSYGGRSVEMTVTLTGETAAGTGTWGDLTYEKTPSGITITGYTGPGAGEWEDTGSGTAYRRSGTSGGDLVIPAAIDGLPVTAIASRAFCAATLDSVTFPAGLRTIGDSAFYCARIVQPVVIPAGVEEIGAYAFSYVSGLPAMCVEEGNRAYRSVGGVLFSADMTTLILYPQGMSGQVYTVPERVTLLGCTSFANCGLTALIVPNAETRAMGYTFANCGLTLYGVPGGDLEEQYSGLNADRLTFAPLDQAPACDPYTAWAAAEELCGLGLLQGKGTLANGLPDFALADPCTRQEALVLLLRLLGEAGAVRPADASAHPFADVDAWASAYVGYAYQNGIAQGAGPTAFRGGDAATPAQCVTFVLRALGYESGADFAWDSPWTLSDRIGLTLGRYGAEAGKTADRGGMVLLCRAALDCPMADGSGTLRQHLQARGVLQEESDFIEFQ comes from the coding sequence ATGAAACGCTTTTTCGGCCTCGTCGCGGCCCTGACCCTGGCCCTGAGCCTGTCCGCCGCCGCCGTGCAGGTGGGAGACGCGGTAGGCGAACGCTTCACGCTCCCGGTCTATGAGGCGGAGTGGGAGGTGCTGCGGCTGACCAACGCCGCGCGACTGGCCCGGGGCCTGACGCCCCTGTCCATGTTTGACCGCCTCCACCAGGCGTCCCGTACCCGGGCCAGAGAGCTGGCCGCCGACTACCGCTCCGATCACACCCGGCCTGACGGCTCCAACTGCTTTACCGTCCTAGACGACGTGGCCCTCACCGACTGGAGCGTGGTGGGGGAGAACATCGCCCAGGGCCAGCGCAACTCCGCCGAGGTGGTGACGGCCTGGATGAACAGCCCCGGCCACCGGGCCAACATTCTGGAGGGTGAGTTCACCCATATGGGGGCGGGCTATGACGGCCTCTATAGCTGGGAACAGCTCTTTCTGGGGGCCTGTTCCCCCCGGCCGGAGAAGGTGCTGGCCGGGCCGGCCGGGGAGCGCTTCCCCGTGGGCACCCCCCTGGACGAGATGGGGGCGGTGCTGGTGCTCAGATGTTCCCACGGCGCGAGCTGCCTGCCGGTGGCCGCCGGGATGTGTCAGGGCTATGACCCCGAGGCCGCCGGGCCCCAGACCGTCACGGTCTCCTACGGCGGCCGGTCGGTGGAGATGACCGTCACCCTGACGGGGGAGACCGCCGCGGGGACGGGGACCTGGGGAGACCTGACCTATGAAAAGACGCCCTCCGGCATCACGATCACCGGCTATACCGGGCCGGGGGCCGGGGAGTGGGAGGACACCGGCAGCGGGACCGCCTACCGCCGGAGCGGGACCTCCGGCGGGGATCTGGTGATCCCCGCAGCCATCGACGGCCTGCCGGTGACCGCCATCGCCTCCCGGGCCTTCTGCGCCGCCACACTGGATTCGGTCACCTTCCCGGCCGGCCTCCGGACCATTGGGGATTCCGCCTTTTACTGTGCCCGGATCGTCCAGCCGGTGGTCATCCCCGCCGGTGTGGAGGAGATCGGCGCCTACGCCTTCAGCTATGTGTCCGGGCTGCCCGCGATGTGTGTGGAGGAGGGTAACCGTGCCTACCGCTCGGTGGGCGGCGTGCTCTTCAGCGCCGACATGACCACCCTGATCCTCTACCCCCAGGGTATGAGCGGCCAGGTCTATACGGTCCCCGAGCGCGTGACGCTGCTCGGCTGCACCAGCTTTGCCAACTGTGGCCTGACGGCCCTCATCGTGCCCAACGCCGAGACCCGGGCCATGGGCTACACCTTCGCCAACTGCGGCCTGACCCTATACGGCGTCCCCGGCGGGGACCTGGAGGAGCAGTATTCCGGCCTGAACGCCGACCGGCTGACCTTCGCGCCGCTGGACCAGGCCCCGGCGTGCGATCCCTACACCGCCTGGGCGGCGGCGGAGGAGCTCTGCGGCCTGGGGCTGCTCCAGGGCAAGGGGACCCTGGCCAACGGCCTGCCCGACTTCGCCCTGGCCGACCCCTGCACCCGGCAGGAGGCCCTGGTGCTGCTGCTGCGGCTGCTGGGTGAGGCGGGCGCGGTGCGCCCGGCGGACGCCTCCGCACACCCCTTTGCCGATGTGGACGCCTGGGCCTCCGCCTATGTGGGCTACGCCTACCAAAACGGCATCGCACAGGGCGCCGGTCCGACCGCCTTCCGCGGCGGAGACGCCGCCACTCCGGCCCAGTGTGTCACCTTCGTGCTGCGGGCCCTGGGCTACGAGAGTGGGGCCGACTTCGCCTGGGACAGCCCCTGGACGTTGTCGGACCGGATCGGCCTGACCCTGGGCCGGTATGGCGCGGAGGCCGGGAAGACCGCCGACCGGGGCGGGATGGTGCTGCTGTGCCGGGCGGCCCTGGACTGCCCCATGGCGGACGGCTCCGGCACGCTGCGGCAGCACCTGCAGGCGCGGGGCGTCTTGCAAGAGGAAAGCGATTTTATTGAATTTCAATAA